A single Thermosynechococcus vestitus BP-1 DNA region contains:
- the ispD gene encoding 2-C-methyl-D-erythritol 4-phosphate cytidylyltransferase: protein MHILIPAAGMGKRMGASHNKLRLQLLGKPLLAWTLAAVAAAEAIEWIGVIGQPEDFPIWEALLEDLNLRQPVHLITGGETRQASVFHGLQALPKTAEQVLIHDGARCLATPDLINRCAQALGTYAGLIAAVPVKDTIKIVNREGVVVQTPERDSLWAAQTPQGFRVEPLRIAHEMAVAKGWEVTDDAALFERLGYAVHIVLGEETNLKITTPSDLPLAERILQHRREQEQDTLG, encoded by the coding sequence ATGCACATCCTCATTCCCGCCGCCGGCATGGGTAAACGCATGGGGGCAAGCCACAATAAACTGCGGTTGCAACTCTTGGGTAAACCCCTTTTGGCATGGACCTTGGCAGCGGTGGCGGCTGCCGAAGCGATTGAATGGATTGGGGTCATTGGCCAGCCAGAGGACTTTCCCATTTGGGAAGCTCTCCTGGAGGACTTGAACCTACGGCAGCCCGTCCATCTCATCACCGGGGGTGAGACCCGTCAAGCATCGGTGTTTCATGGGTTACAGGCCCTTCCCAAAACGGCTGAGCAGGTGCTGATCCATGATGGTGCCCGGTGTCTTGCCACCCCCGATCTGATTAATCGTTGTGCCCAAGCCCTAGGGACCTATGCAGGCCTGATTGCAGCGGTGCCCGTCAAAGATACGATTAAAATTGTCAATCGTGAAGGTGTTGTTGTCCAAACCCCAGAGCGAGACTCCCTTTGGGCCGCCCAAACTCCCCAAGGCTTTCGCGTCGAGCCCTTGCGTATTGCCCATGAAATGGCTGTGGCTAAGGGCTGGGAAGTCACAGACGATGCTGCCCTCTTTGAACGCCTAGGCTATGCCGTCCATATTGTTTTAGGGGAGGAGACAAATCTCAAGATAACCACTCCCAGCGACCTACCCCTTGCAGAACGCATCTTGCAGCATCGCCGGGAGCAAGAACAGGATACCCTAGGCTAA
- the lipA gene encoding lipoyl synthase: MVVKPEWLRVKAPQWQRVGSVKELLRDLNLNTVCEEASCPNIGECFYQGTATFLMMGPACTRACPYCDIDFEKKPLPLDPTEPQRLAEAVVRMRLNHVVITSVNRDDLADGGASQFVATIEAVRQRSPQTTIEVLIPDLCGNWQALDQILAAGPEVLNHNTETVPRLYRRVRPQGNYQRSLELLQRVRDRAPWIYSKSGIMVGLGETSEEVVALMQDLRQVGCDILTIGQYLQPSPKHLAVQAFIPPEQFEEWRRLGESMGFLQVVSSPLTRSSYHAEQVRALMQQYPRQRPAPSPLG, encoded by the coding sequence GTGGTTGTTAAGCCAGAGTGGTTACGGGTCAAAGCACCCCAGTGGCAGCGGGTGGGTTCCGTCAAGGAACTGTTGCGGGACTTAAACCTCAATACTGTTTGCGAAGAGGCCTCTTGCCCCAATATTGGTGAATGTTTCTATCAGGGAACGGCCACATTTTTAATGATGGGTCCAGCTTGCACCCGGGCTTGCCCCTACTGCGATATTGATTTTGAGAAAAAGCCATTGCCTCTGGATCCCACTGAACCCCAGCGACTAGCTGAAGCAGTGGTGCGGATGCGTCTCAATCACGTTGTCATTACCTCGGTGAATCGGGATGATTTGGCCGACGGGGGTGCCTCTCAGTTTGTCGCCACGATTGAGGCTGTGCGGCAGCGATCGCCCCAAACAACAATTGAAGTCCTGATTCCCGATCTCTGCGGCAACTGGCAGGCCTTGGATCAAATTCTTGCTGCCGGTCCGGAAGTACTCAACCACAACACCGAGACCGTGCCCCGTCTCTATCGGCGGGTGCGTCCCCAAGGCAACTATCAGCGCAGTCTGGAACTGCTGCAGCGGGTGCGCGATCGCGCCCCTTGGATTTACTCAAAATCGGGCATTATGGTGGGTCTAGGGGAAACCAGCGAGGAAGTGGTGGCCCTCATGCAGGATTTGCGCCAAGTGGGTTGTGACATTCTCACCATTGGTCAGTATCTGCAACCCAGTCCCAAACATCTAGCGGTACAGGCCTTTATTCCACCAGAGCAATTTGAGGAATGGCGCCGCCTGGGGGAATCGATGGGCTTTTTGCAGGTGGTTTCCTCTCCCCTCACCCGTAGTTCCTACCATGCTGAGCAGGTGCGGGCTCTGATGCAACAGTACCCACGTCAGCGTCCTGCCCCAAGTCCTCTTGGATAG
- a CDS encoding Dps family protein, whose translation MTTSALPRQAFGEMADTVILLEKATTTPICEGMNRLLASFQALYLQYQKHHFVVEGAEFYPLHQFFQDCYEQVQDHVHALGERLNGLGGVPVAGFQQLAALCCFTPEPEGAFNCRQMLSNDLQAEQAIIGVLRQQATQAESLGDRATAYLYDQILLKTEERAYHIGHFLANDSLKV comes from the coding sequence ATGACGACCAGTGCATTGCCACGCCAAGCCTTTGGCGAAATGGCTGATACAGTTATCTTGCTGGAGAAAGCCACCACTACCCCGATCTGTGAGGGGATGAATCGCCTCTTGGCCAGTTTCCAAGCCCTGTATTTGCAGTACCAGAAGCATCATTTTGTTGTTGAGGGGGCAGAGTTTTATCCACTGCACCAGTTTTTCCAAGACTGCTATGAACAGGTGCAAGACCACGTCCATGCTTTGGGAGAGCGCCTGAATGGTCTGGGGGGCGTACCTGTGGCGGGTTTCCAACAGTTGGCGGCTCTTTGTTGCTTTACCCCTGAACCCGAAGGGGCCTTCAACTGCCGGCAAATGCTCAGCAATGATTTGCAAGCGGAGCAGGCCATTATCGGTGTTCTGCGCCAACAGGCAACCCAAGCTGAGAGTTTGGGCGATCGCGCCACGGCCTACCTCTACGATCAAATCCTCTTGAAAACGGAGGAGCGTGCTTACCATATTGGTCATTTTCTGGCCAATGACAGCCTCAAGGTGTAG
- the ltrA gene encoding group II intron reverse transcriptase/maturase: METRQMAVEQTTGAVTNQTETSWHSIDWAKANREVKRLQVRIAKAVKEGRWGKVKALQWLLTHSFYGKALAVKRVTDNSGSKTPGVDGITWSTQEQKAQAIKSLRRRGYKPQPLRRVYIPKANGKQRPLGIPTMKDRAMQALYALALEPVAETTADRNSYGFRRGRCIADAATQCHITLAKTDRAQYVLDADIAGCFDNISHEWLLANIPLDKRILRKWLKSGFVWKQQLFPIHAGTPQGGVISPMLANMTLDGMEELLNKFPRAHKVKLIRYADDFVVTGETKEVLYIAGAVIQAFLKERGLTLSKEKTKIVHIEEGFDFLGWNIRKYDGKLLIKPAKKNVKAFLKKIRDTLRELRTAPQEIVIDTLNPIIRGWTNYHKNQASKETFVGVDHLIWQKLWRWARRRHPSKSVRWVKSKYFIQIGNRKWMFGIWTKDKNGDPWAKHLIKASEIRIQRRGKIKADANPFLPEWAEYFEQRKKLKEAPAQYRRTRRELWKKQGGICPVCGGEIEQDMLTEIHHILPKHKGGTDDLDNLVLIHTNCHKQVHNRDGQHSRFLLKEGL; this comes from the coding sequence ATGGAGACAAGGCAAATGGCAGTGGAACAAACCACTGGTGCGGTCACCAACCAAACGGAAACAAGCTGGCACAGCATAGACTGGGCCAAAGCCAACCGTGAGGTAAAGAGGCTGCAAGTGCGTATCGCAAAGGCTGTGAAGGAAGGACGCTGGGGCAAAGTGAAAGCTTTGCAATGGCTCCTGACCCACTCGTTCTACGGCAAAGCCCTCGCCGTGAAACGGGTAACTGACAACTCGGGCAGCAAAACACCTGGTGTGGACGGGATAACCTGGTCCACACAAGAGCAGAAAGCCCAAGCCATAAAGTCCCTCAGGAGAAGAGGCTATAAACCCCAACCCCTGAGGCGGGTATACATCCCGAAAGCAAACGGCAAACAGCGCCCGCTAGGAATCCCGACAATGAAGGACAGGGCAATGCAGGCACTATATGCCCTAGCCCTAGAACCAGTCGCGGAAACCACAGCAGACCGGAACTCCTATGGGTTCCGGCGAGGACGATGCATAGCCGATGCAGCGACGCAGTGTCACATCACGCTAGCCAAAACAGACCGTGCACAATACGTTCTCGACGCCGATATTGCTGGGTGCTTTGACAACATCAGCCATGAGTGGCTACTAGCTAACATTCCACTAGACAAAAGAATTCTACGGAAATGGCTTAAATCTGGGTTTGTCTGGAAGCAGCAACTCTTCCCCATCCATGCTGGAACACCTCAGGGAGGGGTAATCTCCCCGATGCTTGCCAACATGACACTGGATGGGATGGAAGAATTGTTAAACAAGTTTCCCAGGGCGCACAAGGTCAAACTCATCCGATATGCCGACGACTTCGTCGTAACCGGTGAAACGAAGGAAGTGCTCTATATTGCCGGTGCGGTAATACAAGCATTCCTCAAGGAAAGGGGCCTTACCCTATCAAAGGAAAAGACGAAGATCGTACACATTGAAGAAGGGTTTGACTTTCTCGGATGGAACATTCGCAAATATGATGGGAAACTGCTCATCAAACCTGCGAAGAAGAACGTTAAAGCGTTCCTCAAGAAAATCCGAGACACCTTAAGAGAACTTAGGACAGCACCCCAGGAGATTGTGATAGACACACTCAACCCAATCATCAGAGGTTGGACTAACTATCACAAAAATCAGGCATCCAAAGAAACCTTCGTCGGAGTGGACCACCTCATATGGCAAAAATTATGGCGATGGGCAAGGCGCCGACACCCAAGCAAATCTGTCCGATGGGTGAAGAGTAAGTACTTCATCCAAATCGGGAACAGAAAATGGATGTTCGGAATATGGACGAAAGACAAAAACGGAGACCCGTGGGCCAAGCATTTAATCAAAGCCTCGGAAATCCGAATCCAACGTCGCGGTAAAATCAAGGCAGACGCCAACCCGTTTCTCCCAGAATGGGCAGAATACTTTGAGCAGCGCAAGAAACTCAAAGAGGCCCCTGCCCAATACCGGCGCACCCGTCGGGAATTGTGGAAGAAACAAGGCGGCATCTGTCCAGTATGTGGGGGAGAAATTGAGCAAGACATGCTCACCGAAATCCACCACATACTGCCCAAACACAAGGGTGGTACTGACGACCTGGACAATCTTGTCCTAATCCACACTAACTGCCACAAACAGGTGCACAACCGAGATGGTCAGCACAGCCGGTTCCTCTTGAAAGAGGGGCTTTGA
- a CDS encoding RNA-guided endonuclease InsQ/TnpB family protein, with translation MQKAFSYRFYPTTEQESLLRRTLGCVRLVYNRALAVRTEAWYERKERLDYVQTSALLTKWKKQDDLQFLNEVSSVPLQQALRHLQSAFSNFFAGRAKYPNFKKKRNGGSAEFTKSAFRWKDAKVFLAKCNEPLNIRWSRRLPDGVEPSTVTIRLNPAGQWYISLRFDDPRELKLQPVDPSVGLDVGMSSLITLSTGEKIANPKHFNRYYKRLRKAQRSLSRKQKGSRNWDKARLKVAKIHQKISDSRKDHLHKLTTRLIRENQAIIIESLAVKNMVKNRQLARSISDAGWGELVRQLEYKAQWYGRTLVKIDRWFPSSKRCGQCGHIVERLPLSVREWDCPKCGAHHDRDINAARNILAVGHTVTVCGAGVRPDRHTSGGQLRRSRKSQK, from the coding sequence ATGCAAAAGGCTTTCAGTTACCGCTTCTACCCAACGACCGAGCAAGAATCCCTGCTTCGGAGAACATTGGGCTGTGTTCGGTTGGTTTATAATCGAGCACTGGCAGTGAGAACAGAAGCCTGGTATGAACGAAAAGAGAGACTTGACTACGTTCAAACCTCTGCCTTGCTTACTAAGTGGAAGAAGCAAGATGACCTTCAGTTTTTGAATGAGGTTAGCTCTGTCCCCTTGCAGCAGGCATTGAGACATCTGCAATCTGCTTTCAGTAACTTCTTTGCAGGTCGGGCAAAATATCCCAACTTCAAAAAGAAACGCAATGGTGGCAGCGCAGAATTCACCAAGTCTGCTTTTAGGTGGAAAGACGCAAAAGTATTCTTGGCAAAGTGCAACGAACCGCTGAATATTCGCTGGTCGAGACGGCTTCCAGATGGTGTTGAACCATCCACGGTGACCATCAGGCTTAACCCTGCTGGACAGTGGTACATCAGTCTGAGGTTTGATGACCCCAGAGAGTTGAAACTGCAGCCCGTCGACCCGTCGGTTGGTTTGGACGTAGGGATGAGCAGCCTCATTACCCTGAGTACAGGGGAAAAGATTGCCAACCCCAAGCACTTTAACCGCTACTACAAACGACTCCGTAAGGCGCAGCGGTCTTTGAGTCGCAAACAAAAAGGCTCTCGCAATTGGGATAAGGCGCGGTTGAAAGTTGCCAAGATTCACCAGAAAATCTCTGATTCCAGAAAAGACCATTTGCACAAGTTGACGACTCGATTGATACGTGAAAACCAAGCGATCATAATCGAGTCGTTGGCTGTGAAGAATATGGTCAAGAACCGTCAGCTTGCCCGATCCATCAGTGATGCTGGATGGGGTGAACTGGTACGGCAATTGGAATACAAGGCCCAGTGGTATGGTCGGACACTGGTGAAGATTGACCGATGGTTTCCCAGTTCTAAACGCTGTGGACAGTGTGGTCACATTGTTGAGCGGTTGCCATTGAGCGTCCGAGAATGGGACTGTCCTAAGTGTGGGGCGCACCATGATCGGGATATAAATGCCGCTCGGAATATTTTGGCCGTGGGACACACGGTTACAGTCTGTGGAGCGGGTGTAAGACCTGATAGACATACGTCTGGAGGGCAACTGCGAAGAAGCAGAAAGTCTCAAAAGTGA
- a CDS encoding helix-turn-helix domain-containing protein yields MTYKRLSDSERQRVFQQYTAGETIKALAGEFGVSENTIRRVIKQMEEEAAAPEAPLLAAATTDDMPEEEDLEDVETAEAVVLDEDDYSDAADDDLEDEEELEGDIPLPDLTDVEVVQSVEVIPLSEAVLPRPCYVVVDRRAELLTRPLEAFRGLGALSSEEAQQSTLPIFDSRPVALRYSQQNQRLYKASDVQWRKTVVKVPDGEMLRKVRSYLQSKGITRLLYHGRVYALD; encoded by the coding sequence ATGACCTACAAGCGACTCAGTGACAGCGAACGCCAGCGTGTCTTTCAACAGTACACTGCCGGAGAAACGATCAAAGCTCTGGCAGGGGAATTTGGTGTTAGTGAAAACACCATTCGGCGTGTGATCAAACAAATGGAAGAGGAAGCGGCTGCCCCTGAAGCCCCTCTACTGGCTGCAGCAACGACGGATGACATGCCAGAGGAAGAGGATCTAGAAGATGTAGAGACGGCAGAGGCTGTTGTTCTCGATGAGGATGACTACAGCGATGCAGCGGACGATGATCTCGAAGATGAAGAAGAACTGGAGGGTGACATTCCTCTTCCCGATCTCACCGATGTGGAAGTGGTGCAGTCTGTGGAGGTCATTCCCCTTTCAGAAGCGGTGCTGCCCCGTCCCTGCTACGTTGTCGTTGATCGGCGGGCGGAACTGCTCACCCGCCCCCTAGAAGCCTTTCGCGGTTTAGGTGCCCTCTCCAGTGAGGAAGCACAACAAAGTACCCTACCCATTTTCGATAGCCGCCCTGTGGCTCTGCGCTATTCCCAACAAAACCAACGCCTCTATAAGGCCAGTGATGTCCAGTGGCGCAAGACCGTTGTTAAGGTACCTGATGGTGAAATGCTGCGGAAAGTGCGCAGCTATCTTCAGTCCAAAGGGATTACCCGCTTGCTGTACCATGGGCGGGTGTATGCCCTCGATTGA
- a CDS encoding Asr1405/Asl0597 family protein, whose product MSINPQVIAVQWQLRWPIYQRLTELEVPCEYLPYQPLTVEVNSPLAALQVWSVVRQMSASRDTLVAWLEQCWKCNITAIVQYPAVTDEANGSTGLDSRS is encoded by the coding sequence ATGTCTATAAACCCCCAGGTTATTGCAGTTCAGTGGCAATTGCGCTGGCCAATTTATCAGCGGTTGACTGAGCTAGAGGTGCCCTGTGAGTACCTCCCCTATCAACCCCTCACTGTTGAGGTCAACTCCCCCTTAGCGGCATTGCAGGTGTGGTCAGTGGTACGGCAAATGTCTGCTTCCCGTGACACCCTAGTCGCTTGGTTAGAACAGTGCTGGAAGTGCAACATCACAGCAATAGTGCAATACCCCGCCGTTACTGATGAAGCGAATGGTTCCACAGGGCTGGATTCGAGATCCTGA
- a CDS encoding aldo/keto reductase, with translation MRYRRFGRTELPMPVFSCGGMRYQFSWQDVNPSTIPAENQRNLEATIRRALALGITHIETARGYGTSEIQLGKILPRLPREKLIVQTKVGPRPTAKEFRETLETSLRNLQLDYIDLLAIHGLNLPEHLEQVLRPGGCLDVAREWQASGKIRFIGFSTHGSLEVIRQAIASDVFDYVNLHWYYINQQNWPAILDAQARDMGVFIISPADKGGMLYKPPQRLVELCAPLSPMVFNDLFCLSHPQVHTLSIGAARPSDFDEHLKALELLDQAGEILPPILARLEQAAIDRLGEDWYHTWHEGLPDYRHTPGEVNIPVILWLWNLVQAYDLLDYARMRYNLLGNGGHWFPGANAARIKDLDLGPCLRHSPHRQKIPRILQAAHDLLSGTPRQRLSQS, from the coding sequence ATGCGCTACCGTCGCTTTGGTCGTACCGAACTGCCAATGCCTGTCTTTTCCTGTGGCGGCATGCGCTATCAGTTTTCCTGGCAGGATGTCAATCCCAGTACCATTCCCGCAGAAAATCAACGCAACCTAGAGGCGACTATTCGGCGTGCTCTGGCCTTGGGCATCACCCACATTGAAACGGCGCGCGGCTATGGCACCTCCGAAATTCAGTTGGGGAAAATTCTGCCTCGGCTGCCCCGCGAAAAGCTCATTGTCCAAACCAAGGTGGGGCCGCGACCCACTGCCAAGGAGTTTCGGGAAACCCTCGAAACCTCACTGCGGAACCTCCAGTTAGACTACATTGACTTACTCGCTATCCATGGCCTGAACCTGCCGGAGCATTTAGAGCAGGTACTGCGGCCGGGGGGATGCTTAGATGTAGCGCGGGAATGGCAAGCATCAGGTAAGATTCGCTTCATTGGTTTTTCTACCCATGGCAGCTTAGAGGTGATTCGCCAGGCGATCGCCAGCGATGTCTTTGATTACGTTAATCTGCACTGGTACTACATCAATCAACAGAATTGGCCTGCCATCCTCGATGCTCAAGCCCGTGATATGGGGGTTTTTATCATTAGCCCGGCAGACAAGGGGGGAATGCTCTACAAACCACCCCAACGCCTTGTGGAACTCTGTGCCCCCTTAAGCCCAATGGTCTTTAACGATCTCTTTTGCCTCTCCCATCCCCAGGTGCACACCCTGAGTATCGGTGCGGCTCGTCCCAGTGACTTTGATGAACATCTCAAGGCCCTCGAGCTGCTGGATCAGGCAGGTGAGATTCTACCGCCGATCTTGGCACGGCTGGAGCAAGCCGCCATTGACCGCTTGGGGGAAGACTGGTACCACACTTGGCATGAGGGATTGCCAGACTACCGGCACACCCCCGGTGAAGTGAATATCCCCGTCATTCTCTGGCTGTGGAACCTAGTGCAGGCCTACGATTTGCTGGACTATGCCCGTATGCGCTATAACCTGCTGGGCAACGGTGGCCACTGGTTTCCGGGAGCAAATGCTGCACGGATCAAAGACTTGGATTTAGGCCCCTGTTTACGGCACAGTCCCCATCGGCAAAAGATTCCAAGGATTTTACAAGCGGCCCATGATCTCCTAAGTGGCACTCCCCGGCAGCGATTATCTCAATCCTAA
- the rpoD gene encoding RNA polymerase sigma factor RpoD has protein sequence MTQANVLDVYDPATAPLEDEVALLSDYGLDAVEIEEEESEDFEEVSDDLDGKPTKGRASRRRTQVKKKHYTEDSIRLYLQEIGRIRLLRADEEIELARKIADLLEMERVRDRLCQELGCTAEELERNPEPWAKELGMTVPAFRHRLFVGRKAKEKMVQSNLRLVVSIAKKYMNRGLSFQDLIQEGSLGLIRAAEKFDHEKGYKFSTYATWWIRQAITRAIADQSRTIRLPVHLYETISRIKKTTKLLSQEMGRKPTEEEIADRMEMTIEKLRFIAKSAQLPISLETPIGKEEDSRLGDFIESDGETPEDQVSKHLLREDLETVLCTLSPRERDVLKLRYGLDDGRMKTLEEIGQLFNVTRERIRQIEAKALRKLRHPNRNSVLKEYIR, from the coding sequence ATGACCCAAGCGAATGTACTTGACGTTTACGACCCCGCAACAGCCCCCCTTGAAGATGAGGTGGCTCTGCTCAGTGACTATGGCCTTGATGCGGTAGAGATCGAGGAAGAGGAGAGCGAAGACTTTGAGGAGGTGAGCGATGATCTCGACGGCAAGCCTACAAAAGGTCGTGCCAGCCGACGACGGACACAAGTCAAGAAGAAACATTACACCGAGGACTCGATTCGCCTCTATTTGCAAGAAATTGGCCGCATTCGTCTGTTGCGTGCCGATGAGGAAATTGAACTGGCTCGTAAAATTGCCGATCTCCTAGAAATGGAGCGGGTGCGCGATCGCCTGTGCCAAGAACTGGGCTGTACGGCTGAAGAACTGGAGCGGAATCCTGAACCTTGGGCCAAAGAACTGGGGATGACGGTGCCGGCATTTCGCCATCGTCTTTTTGTCGGTCGCAAAGCCAAGGAAAAAATGGTGCAGTCCAACCTGCGCCTGGTGGTCTCGATCGCCAAAAAATACATGAACCGGGGCCTATCGTTTCAAGACTTGATTCAAGAGGGCAGCCTAGGGCTCATCCGCGCTGCTGAGAAATTTGATCACGAAAAGGGCTATAAATTTTCCACCTACGCGACATGGTGGATTCGCCAAGCCATTACCCGCGCCATTGCCGATCAGTCCCGCACCATTCGTCTGCCCGTGCACCTGTATGAAACCATTTCGCGGATTAAGAAAACCACCAAACTCCTCTCCCAGGAAATGGGGCGCAAACCCACGGAAGAGGAAATTGCCGATCGCATGGAAATGACGATTGAAAAACTGCGCTTCATTGCCAAATCGGCACAACTCCCCATCTCCCTAGAAACCCCCATTGGCAAAGAAGAGGATTCTCGTCTCGGAGACTTTATTGAATCCGACGGTGAAACCCCTGAAGATCAAGTGTCGAAGCACCTGCTGCGCGAAGATTTAGAAACAGTATTGTGCACCCTTAGCCCCCGCGAGCGAGATGTGTTAAAACTGCGGTATGGCTTGGACGATGGTCGCATGAAAACGTTGGAGGAAATTGGTCAACTCTTTAACGTAACCCGTGAGCGCATTCGCCAAATTGAGGCCAAGGCCTTGCGGAAACTGCGCCATCCCAACCGCAACAGTGTCCTCAAAGAATACATTCGTTAA
- a CDS encoding sugar phosphate nucleotidyltransferase: MKAMILAAGKGTRVRPITYTIPKPMIPILQKPVMEFLVELLRQHGFNQIMVNVSHLAHEIESYFQDGQRFGVEIAYSFEGYIKDGELVGKALGSAGGIKRIQDFNPFFDDTFVVLCGDALIDLDLTAAVAWHRQKGAIATVVMKTVPREDVSSYGVVVTDKSDRIVAFQEKPSVEEALSNHINTGIYIFEPEVIDYIPSNQEYDIGSQLFPKLVEMGAPFYGLAMDFEWIDIGKVPDYWQAVRGVLNGTIKNVSIPGHEQFPGIYTGLNVAVNWDKVTIQGPVYIGGMTKIEDGATIIGPTMIGPNCHICSGAVVDNCVIFEYSRLGSDVRLVDKLVFGRYCVDKTGTTIDLKAAALDWLITDSRQTDIQLSPLELKEMMS, encoded by the coding sequence ATGAAAGCAATGATCTTGGCGGCTGGAAAGGGCACGCGGGTACGCCCGATTACATACACCATTCCGAAGCCAATGATCCCAATTCTGCAAAAGCCCGTGATGGAATTTCTAGTGGAACTCCTGCGTCAGCATGGGTTTAACCAGATTATGGTAAATGTGAGCCACCTCGCCCATGAAATTGAAAGCTACTTTCAGGATGGGCAGCGGTTTGGGGTGGAGATTGCTTATTCCTTTGAGGGCTATATCAAGGATGGTGAACTCGTTGGTAAAGCCCTAGGGTCTGCGGGCGGGATCAAGCGGATTCAGGATTTTAACCCCTTTTTTGATGACACCTTTGTGGTGCTGTGTGGTGATGCCCTCATTGACTTGGATTTGACAGCGGCCGTGGCTTGGCACCGCCAAAAGGGGGCGATCGCCACCGTGGTTATGAAAACAGTGCCCAGAGAGGATGTCTCAAGCTATGGCGTTGTTGTTACTGACAAGAGCGATCGCATTGTTGCCTTCCAAGAAAAACCCAGTGTTGAAGAAGCCCTGAGCAACCATATCAACACGGGGATTTATATTTTTGAGCCAGAAGTGATCGACTATATCCCCTCCAATCAGGAATACGACATTGGCAGCCAGCTTTTCCCCAAACTGGTGGAAATGGGTGCCCCCTTCTATGGCTTGGCGATGGACTTTGAATGGATTGACATTGGTAAAGTCCCCGACTACTGGCAAGCGGTGCGCGGCGTTCTTAATGGCACGATTAAAAATGTTTCGATTCCCGGCCATGAGCAGTTTCCCGGCATTTATACGGGGCTAAATGTGGCCGTCAACTGGGATAAGGTCACGATCCAGGGACCGGTCTACATTGGCGGCATGACGAAGATTGAAGATGGAGCAACAATTATTGGACCGACGATGATTGGCCCCAATTGCCACATTTGCAGCGGTGCGGTCGTCGATAACTGTGTCATTTTTGAATATTCTCGCCTTGGTTCTGACGTTCGTCTTGTGGATAAGTTGGTTTTTGGTCGCTACTGTGTTGATAAAACAGGTACAACCATTGACCTGAAGGCCGCTGCCCTCGATTGGTTGATTACCGATTCACGGCAAACGGATATTCAACTGAGTCCCCTCGAGTTGAAGGAGATGATGTCCTAG
- a CDS encoding permease, with protein MTFTNQLQSGFTLFLSLLVEALPFLLLGILLSSVLLLFVDEQALIRRLPRSPLLGALVGSCIGFLFPVCECGNVPVARRLLVQGLPTSVAIGFLLAAPTINPIVIWATWTAFRDQPEIVVFRVLFSLAIATMIGWVFSFQKDLTPFLQPTVTRLMRRRQPQATVVPALLQSGTYLLGTPGQPLAMETLTLSPLTATIPWQQRLPQVLENVVQEFRELGGILVLGSLGATMIQVAAPRELILSLGQGPVVSIVAMMILGTVISICSTVDAFFALAFAATFTPGSILAFLVLGPMVDLKGLGLLLTIFRPRALMYIFLLVAQLTFSLCLFLNLQWS; from the coding sequence ATGACATTTACGAATCAGTTGCAAAGTGGTTTTACCCTTTTTCTGAGCCTACTGGTGGAGGCACTGCCATTTCTGCTACTGGGCATTTTGCTTTCTAGCGTGCTGCTGCTATTTGTGGATGAGCAGGCACTGATTCGTCGCTTACCGCGATCGCCCCTGCTGGGGGCTTTGGTGGGCAGTTGCATCGGTTTTCTTTTTCCCGTGTGTGAGTGTGGCAATGTGCCGGTGGCGCGGCGATTGCTGGTGCAAGGACTGCCTACATCCGTGGCTATTGGTTTTTTGTTGGCGGCACCCACAATCAACCCGATTGTGATTTGGGCAACCTGGACGGCCTTTCGCGATCAACCGGAGATTGTTGTCTTTCGTGTCCTTTTTTCGCTGGCGATCGCCACCATGATTGGCTGGGTTTTTAGTTTCCAAAAGGATCTAACCCCCTTTTTGCAGCCCACGGTAACCCGCCTAATGCGCCGCCGCCAACCCCAGGCAACTGTTGTCCCTGCCCTGCTTCAGTCGGGCACCTACCTGTTGGGAACCCCCGGTCAACCCCTGGCCATGGAAACCCTAACGCTTTCGCCACTGACTGCAACGATTCCTTGGCAGCAGCGTCTGCCCCAAGTCCTAGAGAATGTGGTGCAGGAATTTCGTGAATTGGGGGGGATTCTAGTCCTCGGCAGTCTAGGGGCGACAATGATTCAGGTGGCTGCCCCACGGGAACTCATCCTCAGCCTTGGCCAAGGGCCAGTGGTCTCGATTGTAGCAATGATGATCCTGGGCACCGTGATTTCCATTTGCTCAACTGTTGATGCCTTTTTTGCCCTTGCCTTTGCTGCCACGTTTACGCCGGGGTCAATCCTTGCGTTTCTGGTCCTCGGGCCGATGGTTGATCTCAAGGGACTAGGGTTATTGCTGACAATTTTTCGTCCCCGCGCCCTGATGTACATCTTTCTGTTGGTGGCACAATTGACGTTTTCTCTTTGTTTGTTTTTGAATTTGCAATGGAGTTAG